The segment TTTTACCTTGGTTGAAGCGGTAGCGGTTATCCCGGATGCTATCACAACAGAGAGAAGGAGACAGAAACCGGCAAGTGTTTTTTTCACAAACTCTCCCTGTTGTCGAGGTTGTTAAGGACAAACTCAGATACTTAGGATACTTAGAGTCTGTGTATAAACTGGCATTTTTTATTTTTGTCATGCCCGAAGTCTGTAATCGGGCATCCAGAGCTTATTGAAAAGACCGGATTCCGGCTTAAGGACTGCCGGAATGACAGATAGAGAGACTGACTTTATACACGGACTCTACTTAAGACTTTTTTAGACAGGATGTACAGGATGTTTCTAAAAGAATTACAGGATTCTTATGCCTTTATCCTGTTAATCCTGTCTAAAAACTTCCTTTATCCTCCCACACACCTTCATGAAGGGTCTTTTTTCAAAACCCCGGTCTTACACTTCGGCGGTCCGTCACCGCGGCTTCAAACCCGGATGCGTCATCCCTCCCTCAACGGATCATCGGCCACAGGTGTAAACCCTGCCGTCTCAATCTGCTCCCTCAACTGCCTTATAACTTCCTTCAGCTCCTCCATCCTCACCTCCCTGCCCGCCATGAGGTTAATGATTTTCTGGAGTTCTTCCGTCCTTTCTTCCACCTTTATCTCAAGAGCCCCGGCATGTTGCCTTACCTCCTCATAGAGCTTGGAGTTATGAAGAGCAAGGGACAGGCCTGCGCCGAGGGTCTCAAAAAACCCCTTTTCTCCTTCATCGAAAGACCACTTCTCCTTCCAGGCAAGTCCTATAAGACCGAGGAGTTCATCGCCCCTCCTGAGTGATATTGCCGCAAAAGAGCTGACACCGGCTCTCTTGCACTCTCCCAACGTACACCGGGCATCCCTGTGGATATCCGTTGAATAAACAGGCTCCTTCTCCATTGCGGCGATGCCGCAGAGACAGACACCCAGTTCCTTTTCCTCGACAACACCGCCCTCTTCCTCCGGCCTGTGTCCCTTGAGATGCAATTTGCCATTCTCAAAAAGATAGAACATCGTGATGTCGGGACCAAGAAAGGATGAAACCGCCTCAAGGGCCGTCTCTATGAACTCGTCAATCCGGAGGAATTCCTGTGACCTTCGCGTTATCTGGTTCAGCACCGATAATTCTTCCGACTTTCTGCGTATCTGCTCCTCTGCGGCTTTTATCCCCGAGACATCCTTTGCAAAATGTACGTCACCGATCAGGTCTCCATCCCCGTTAAACAAAGGCGACGATGTCACAAGGAGCGGGATGCCGAGTTTTGTGTACTCCACCTCTGCAGTCACGGTTTTCTTAAGCCTCATACTCTCAATATAAGGACAATTCAACAACGGCCGGTCCGTACCGTGAAATACCTCGTAGCACCGCCGGCCAATCAACTCCTCGAGTGCAATGCCAAGAAAATCCACCAGCGCCTTGTTTGCCTTGACAATCCTGAATTCCCTGTCATGCACCGAGACAAAGTCCGAGATGGAATCAAAGGTGTTACTCCACTCTTGCTCTGCCTTCCTTAATTCCTCCTCGACCTGCCTTAGTTTGGTAGTCTCGATACCGATGCCTATCAGGTAGTTTCGCCCCTCCGACCTCAGCCGTGTCCCCGTGAGAACATAGGGGACCCTTGCCCCGTCTTTCAGGACCAGATTCGCTTCTACAGTTGACTCTCCCTTGCCCATAACGTTGTTTATCTCCGTGGCAATTCTCTCTCTTTCCTCTTCCGCAAACCAGTCTAAGGCGTGCTTGTTTAATAATTCATCAGGAGAATACCCCGTTCTGGTTTCAAGGGTCCTGTTCCATTTGATCAGACGTTGGCCTTCCTCATAAACATAGAAAATACCCGGCAGGCTGTTTATCACCGCATCAGTGAATGCCTTTTCTTGAGATAATTCCTTCTCCGTCCTCTTCCTGTCCGTTATGTCACGAGTCACTGCAAGCAAACCGGTAATCCTCTCACCTCCGTCCCTGAGCGGCACTGCATGTATCTCAAGCCACCTGAGCGTTCCCTTCAGCCCGATCATTTCAAATTCAAGCACCCCTGTGTCGCCCGAACAGACCCTTTCAACCAGTTCACGGAATGCATCCCTGTGTTGAGGTGCAATCAGGGGATACACCGGCCGGCCGGCAACCTGCTCAAAGGAATCCGCCTCTATCATCGCAAGTCCAGCGGGGTTCATCTCCAGAAGTTTCCCATCCGGTGCAAGGATCAGTACACACTCAGGGTCTGTTTCGATAATTGATCTGTATCTCTCCTCGGATCTCTTTAACTCCTCCTCGATCCTTCGTCTCTCTTCCATCTCAATATCGAGCCTCTTTACAATGCACCTTGCCGAAAGCCCCGGCCTTTGGCCGGAGCTTAACTCTTTTACTCAGATCACTCGTCCGTTCATCCACTATCACCTCAATATTCCGCTTAGTCTCCTGAATCTCCTTCGTGAGCAACATGGGCTCAAGACGGCTCCTGACAGCCCCTCCAACACTGTTTATAAAAGGAACAACGGCCCTCAGGTAACCTCTTTCACCGGTGTAGTCTGCAAAGATGAAAACGCCGCCAGGGTCTCCCTCAAGAAAAAGAGACGTCATATAAAAGGAGTTCGGCCCGGATTCCTTAATCCTCGGTGGGATAAACTCGGGGATTGGAGCAGTTTCCGGAAGTTCAACAAAACAGTTGTTTTTTCTGATACTCTCAACAGGTGTATCTTCGATAAGAAAAACGGCTCTCCTGTTGCCGGTGGAGAGTTCCGGGGAGCACTCATGATAATCCTCAAGGAGTTGCCTTCCAAATTCTCACAGGCTGAACAGGAAATACCCTTCGGGACAGACATATTCCCAAGGGCGATTCTTGTTGCGTCGTCCGCACTCTCTACACTGCATATCTCCTCAGAGACGAGCCCGGGGATGAAGATATCCTCCGCCCTGTCGGTGAGGACCTCGCTCTTTTCCCTGAGAGCGGCAATCTCCTTCTTTAGTGCCCCGATTTCTTTCAGAAAATCTTTCTCAGCCAACAGATCCCTCCTCAGCTGACCCCTCGAGCTGATTATATCATATGCTGTGCCGAACAACAAGGGAAATAAGATCTATCCTTTGCCGTTTCCGCCCCTGTCGTGCTAAAATTCAATTAACATCCCCGGTTGTTCCTGGGGTGTTATCCGACTTGATCTCGTCTGTGAGGATATTCATTATGTATCTAAATGTATCTCTAAAGACCGGGCCTGTTGATAGGGTCCTCTTTGATATTAAAGAGGAATGCGGGGTATTCGGAGTCTACGGCCATCCCGAGGCTGCCAACCTGACATACCTTGGGCTGTATGCGCTCCAGCACAGGGGACAGGAAGGCGGGGGCATCTGTTCCTCCGACGGAAAACATCTCCTTCTCGAAAAATCCATGGGGCTTGTCGCCGACATCTTTACAGACAAGAGGCTCAAGCGTCTCCCGGGCTACATTGCAATCGGCCATAACAGATACTCCACTGCCGGGAGCAGTTCACTGAAAAACGTCCAGCCACTTCTTGCAAAGTTCTCCATGGGGAGTGTGGCCATTGCCCATAACGGAAACCTCGTGAACGCTGCGGAACTCAGGAAGAAGCTGGAGGACGAGGGTGCAATATTTCAGTCCAACGCAGACAGCGAGGTAATTGTACACCTCACTGCTCATGCCCGCGGGGATACCTTTAAGGAAAGACTTGTCCAGGCCCTCCTTGATGTCTCCGGTGCATACAGCCTCATAGTACTGAGGGAAAAGGAACTGATTGCAGTCAGGGATCCTTTTGGAGTACGGCCTCTCTCAATAGGCATGTTTGACGGGGCCTATGTGATTGCATCCGAGACATGCGCCTTTGATCTCATTGGAGCAGAATTCATCAGGGATATCGCCCCCGGGGAGATGGTGGTCATAAATGAACACGGGTTGACCTCTCTTCAGGCCCTTGTCAGCACACAAAAGGCCCACTGTGTATTTGAGCTTATCTACTTTGCAAGGCCTGACAGCAACATATTTGACGGGATAAATGTAAACAGCATAAGGAAAGCCCTGGGGAGGCAGCTCTCCGAAGAGGCCCCGGTTGATGCCGATCTTGTTATTCCGGTTCCCGACAGCGGCATGCCCGCTGCAATAGGTTATTCCGAGGCCTCCGGCATCCCGTTTGATCTTGGACTTATAAGAAACCACTACATCGGAAGAACCTTTATTGAACCGAAACAGAGCATACGTCACTTTGGTGTGAAGATAAAGTTAAATCCGGTCAGGGATATACTGAAGGGGAAGAGGGTCGTTGTTGTTGACGACTCAATCGTCAGGGGAACAACGAGCAAGAAGATAGTAAAGATGCTCAGGGAGGTCGGGGGTGCAAGGGAGGTCCATATGCGCATAAGTGCCCCGAAGACGGTCGGCCCCTGTTTCTATGGTATTGACACGCCGACCAGGAACGAACTCATTGCCTCCACCCACATGGTTGAGGAGATAAGGAGGTATATCACTGCAGAATCCCTGTCCTATCTCTCAATCGAGGGGCTCAGGACCTCTGTCCCGCATCCAGACAATTACTGCTATGCCTGCTTTACCAACGACTACCCGATAAGCTTCCCGGGGGAACACCTCCAGCAGATGGAACTCTTCTTTGTCTAACCGGGTTAATGTCCTACCATACTATCGTGTATAAATTACAGTTATTTGTCATTCCCGCAATCCCGAACGCATTCGGGACGGGAATCCTTCTTAAAGACGGATTCCGGACAAGCCGGAATGACGAATGCTATGCGCTCTGCGCTTTGAACGATTCCCCGAACGCTTTCGGGGAATGGCGGAATAACGACAACTGTTCGACTTTATACACAGACTCCATATAAACACTCAATAGCCCCATAAAAAAATTAAAACCCGGTTTTCTTGACAATTTACAGCTACATGAGTATCATACACAGAGTTTTAAACCCGGGCTCCGTTGCCTGAGAACTCAAAGGAGGTTGGAGTGGAAGCTACCTATTTTTTAAACATTCCGGGCGTGCCGTCCTTTGTCACCTATTCCTGGCTGGCAATGGCTATGCTGATCGTACTGGCAATCATCGTCAGAAAATCCCTCAAACTCGTCCCCACAGGTGCGCAGAACGTCCTTGAGGCCGTTGTAGAGTCACTCTATAATCTCTGCGAAGAGACCATCGGGCATCGCTGGGCCGGGACATTTTTTCCCCTCATCGGTACACTCGGTATTTACATCCTTGTATGTAATTATATGGGTTTGATCCCCGGGTTTGACTCCCCGACTGCGAATATAAACACAACGGCAGCCTGTGCGATACCGGTATTTTTTGCAACACACTATTACGGTCTCAAGGTCCATGGACCGAAATACATAAATCACTTTCTTGGCCCGATCAGATCAATCTTTGCATTACCCCTCATGATAATGATGTTCTTTATTGAACTCATAGGACATTTCGTCAGGCCCCTTACCCTTTCAGTCAGGCTCTTTGGTAACATGGTGGCAAAGCACATCCTGCT is part of the bacterium BMS3Abin08 genome and harbors:
- the yegE gene encoding putative diguanylate cyclase YegE, whose translation is MEERRRIEEELKRSEERYRSIIETDPECVLILAPDGKLLEMNPAGLAMIEADSFEQVAGRPVYPLIAPQHRDAFRELVERVCSGDTGVLEFEMIGLKGTLRWLEIHAVPLRDGGERITGLLAVTRDITDRKRTEKELSQEKAFTDAVINSLPGIFYVYEEGQRLIKWNRTLETRTGYSPDELLNKHALDWFAEEERERIATEINNVMGKGESTVEANLVLKDGARVPYVLTGTRLRSEGRNYLIGIGIETTKLRQVEEELRKAEQEWSNTFDSISDFVSVHDREFRIVKANKALVDFLGIALEELIGRRCYEVFHGTDRPLLNCPYIESMRLKKTVTAEVEYTKLGIPLLVTSSPLFNGDGDLIGDVHFAKDVSGIKAAEEQIRRKSEELSVLNQITRRSQEFLRIDEFIETALEAVSSFLGPDITMFYLFENGKLHLKGHRPEEEGGVVEEKELGVCLCGIAAMEKEPVYSTDIHRDARCTLGECKRAGVSSFAAISLRRGDELLGLIGLAWKEKWSFDEGEKGFFETLGAGLSLALHNSKLYEEVRQHAGALEIKVEERTEELQKIINLMAGREVRMEELKEVIRQLREQIETAGFTPVADDPLREG
- the purF gene encoding amidophosphoribosyltransferase precursor; translation: MYLNVSLKTGPVDRVLFDIKEECGVFGVYGHPEAANLTYLGLYALQHRGQEGGGICSSDGKHLLLEKSMGLVADIFTDKRLKRLPGYIAIGHNRYSTAGSSSLKNVQPLLAKFSMGSVAIAHNGNLVNAAELRKKLEDEGAIFQSNADSEVIVHLTAHARGDTFKERLVQALLDVSGAYSLIVLREKELIAVRDPFGVRPLSIGMFDGAYVIASETCAFDLIGAEFIRDIAPGEMVVINEHGLTSLQALVSTQKAHCVFELIYFARPDSNIFDGINVNSIRKALGRQLSEEAPVDADLVIPVPDSGMPAAIGYSEASGIPFDLGLIRNHYIGRTFIEPKQSIRHFGVKIKLNPVRDILKGKRVVVVDDSIVRGTTSKKIVKMLREVGGAREVHMRISAPKTVGPCFYGIDTPTRNELIASTHMVEEIRRYITAESLSYLSIEGLRTSVPHPDNYCYACFTNDYPISFPGEHLQQMELFFV
- the atpB gene encoding ATP synthase subunit a, which codes for MEATYFLNIPGVPSFVTYSWLAMAMLIVLAIIVRKSLKLVPTGAQNVLEAVVESLYNLCEETIGHRWAGTFFPLIGTLGIYILVCNYMGLIPGFDSPTANINTTAACAIPVFFATHYYGLKVHGPKYINHFLGPIRSIFALPLMIMMFFIELIGHFVRPLTLSVRLFGNMVAKHILLIVLGILAPAVVPVVILGLGVLVGLVQAYVFVLLTAMYLAGAVEEAH